The following proteins are encoded in a genomic region of Arachis stenosperma cultivar V10309 chromosome 4, arast.V10309.gnm1.PFL2, whole genome shotgun sequence:
- the LOC130975461 gene encoding cationic peroxidase 1-like: MISKTNNLENLILIVIPSQSQLSSDFYSTTCPNVLSTIKTQVDSAVNNEPRMGASLLRLHFHDCFVQGCDASVLLDDTSNFTGEKTAGPNANSIRGFEVIDTIKSQVESLCPGVVSCADILAVAARDSVVALGGPSWTVQLGRRDSTTASLSSANSDLPGFSFDLSQLITAFSNKGFTTQEMVALSGAHTIGEARCVTFRQRIYNESNIDSSYATSLQANCPSVGDDSNLSPIDTTTPTTFDNAYFKNLQSQKGLFHSDQQLFNGGSTDSQVTSYGSDAQTFATDFANAMLKMGNLSPLTGTTGQIRTNCAKIN, translated from the exons ATGATATCCAAGACCAACa ACCTTGAGAATTTGATTCTAATTGTAATTCCTTCACAAT CTCAATTGTCCTCTGATTTTTACTCAACAACATGTCCGAATGTTCTTTCCACCATTAAAACACAAGTAGACTCTGCTGTCAACAACGAACCTCGCATGGGAGCATCCCTCCTTCGTCTCCATTTCCATGATTGCTTTGTTCAA GGGTGTGATGCATCAGTGCTATTAGACGATACATCAAATTTCACTGGAGAAAAGACAGCAGGTCCAAATGCAAATTCTATAAGAGGTTTTGAAGTCATTGATACCATAAAGTCTCAAGTAGAGAGCTTGTGTCCTGGTGTTGTTTCTTGTGCTGATATTCTTGCTGTTGCTGCTAGAGACTCTGTTGTTGCT CTTGGGGGGCCCAGTTGGACAGTGCAATTAGGAAGAAGAGACTCAACGACAGCAAGTTTAAGCTCTGCTAACTCAGATTTGCCAGGTTTCTCGTTCGATCTAAGTCAACTTATTACTGCTTTCTCCAATAAAGGTTTCACAACCCAAGAAATGGTTGCTTTATCAG gaGCTCACACAATTGGGGAAGCAAGATGCGTGACCTTCAGACAAAGAATCTACAACGAGAGTAACATAGATTCCTCGTATGCAACATCATTGCAAGCGAATTGTCCTAGCGTAGGTGATGATAGCAATTTGTCACCAATTGACACCACAACTCCAACAACCTTTGACAATGCTTACTTCAAGAATTTGCAGAGCCAAAAGGGTCTCTTCCACTCCGATCAACAACTCTTCAATGGAGGATCCACCGACTCTCAAGTTACCTCTTATGGCAGCGACGCGCAAACCTTTGCCACTGATTTTGCTAACGCAATGCTTAAAATGGGCAACCTTAGCCCTCTTACCGGCACCACTGGCCAGATTAGAACCAACTGCGCAAAAATCAATtga
- the LOC130976451 gene encoding cationic peroxidase 1 isoform X1, protein MALPISKVDFLIFMCLIGLGSAQLSSNFYATKCPNALSTIKSAVNSAVAKEARMGASLLRLHFHDCFVQGCDASVLLDDTSNFTGEKTAGPNANSIRGFEVIDTIKSQVKSLCPGVVSCADILAIAARDSVVALGGASWNVLLGRRDSTTASLSSANSDLPAPFFNLSGLISAFSNKGFTTKELVTLSGAHTIGQAQCTAFRTRIYNESNIDPTYAKSLQANCPSVGGDTNLSPFDVTTPNKFDNAYYTNLRNKKGLLHSDQQLFNGVSTDSQVTAYSNNPATFNTDFGNAMIKMGNLSPLTGTSGQIRTNCRKTN, encoded by the exons ATGGCACTTCCAATTAGCAAAGTTGATTTCTTAATATTCATGTGTCTTATAGGATTAGGGTCAGCTCAATTGTCATCTAATTTTTATGCCACAAAATGTCCCAATGCACTTTCAACAATTAAGTCAGCAGTGAACTCTGCTGTGGCCAAAGAAGCTCGCATGGGAGCCTCCCTTCTTCGCCTTCATTTCCATGATTGCTTTGTTCAA GGATGTGATGCATCAGTACTATTAGATGATACATCAAATTTCACAGGAGAAAAGACAGCAGGTCCAAATGCAAATTCAATAAGAGGTTTTGAAGTGATTGACACCATAAAGTCCCAAGTAAAGAGTTTGTGCCCTGGTGTTGTTTCTTGTGCTGATATTCTTGCTATTGCTGCTAGAGATTCTGTTGTTGCT CTAGGAGGAGCAAGTTGGAATGTGTTATTGGGAAGAAGAGACTCAACCACTGCAAGTTTAAGCTCTGCTAACTCAGATTTGCCGGCTCCATTTTTTAATCTTAGTGGCCTTATCTCTGCTTTCTCCAACAAAGGTTTCACAACAAAAGAACTCGTTACTCTATCAG GAGCGCACACAATTGGGCAAGCACAGTGCACAGCCTTCAGAACAAGGATTTACAATGAGAGCAACATAGATCCAACATATGCAAAATCATTGCAAGCAAATTGTCCTAGCGTTGGAGGAGATACCAATTTGTCACCATTTGATGTAACAACACCCAACAAATTTGACAATGCTTACTATACCAACTTGAGAAACAAGAAGGGTCTCTTGCATTCTGATCAACAACTCTTCAATGGTGTATCCACTGATTCCCAAGTCACTGCTTATAGCAACAATCCTGCAACTTTCAACACTGACTTTGGCAATGCAATGATTAAGATGGGAAACCTTAGTCCACTCACTGGGACTAGTGGCCAAATTAGAACCAATTGCAGGAAGACCaactaa
- the LOC130976451 gene encoding cationic peroxidase 1 isoform X2, protein MALPISKVDFLIFMCLIGLGSAQLSSNFYATKCPNALSTIKSAVNSAVAKEARMGASLLRLHFHDCFVQGCDASVLLDDTSNFTGEKTAGPNANSIRGFEVIDTIKSQLGGASWNVLLGRRDSTTASLSSANSDLPAPFFNLSGLISAFSNKGFTTKELVTLSGAHTIGQAQCTAFRTRIYNESNIDPTYAKSLQANCPSVGGDTNLSPFDVTTPNKFDNAYYTNLRNKKGLLHSDQQLFNGVSTDSQVTAYSNNPATFNTDFGNAMIKMGNLSPLTGTSGQIRTNCRKTN, encoded by the exons ATGGCACTTCCAATTAGCAAAGTTGATTTCTTAATATTCATGTGTCTTATAGGATTAGGGTCAGCTCAATTGTCATCTAATTTTTATGCCACAAAATGTCCCAATGCACTTTCAACAATTAAGTCAGCAGTGAACTCTGCTGTGGCCAAAGAAGCTCGCATGGGAGCCTCCCTTCTTCGCCTTCATTTCCATGATTGCTTTGTTCAA GGATGTGATGCATCAGTACTATTAGATGATACATCAAATTTCACAGGAGAAAAGACAGCAGGTCCAAATGCAAATTCAATAAGAGGTTTTGAAGTGATTGACACCATAAAGTCCCAA CTAGGAGGAGCAAGTTGGAATGTGTTATTGGGAAGAAGAGACTCAACCACTGCAAGTTTAAGCTCTGCTAACTCAGATTTGCCGGCTCCATTTTTTAATCTTAGTGGCCTTATCTCTGCTTTCTCCAACAAAGGTTTCACAACAAAAGAACTCGTTACTCTATCAG GAGCGCACACAATTGGGCAAGCACAGTGCACAGCCTTCAGAACAAGGATTTACAATGAGAGCAACATAGATCCAACATATGCAAAATCATTGCAAGCAAATTGTCCTAGCGTTGGAGGAGATACCAATTTGTCACCATTTGATGTAACAACACCCAACAAATTTGACAATGCTTACTATACCAACTTGAGAAACAAGAAGGGTCTCTTGCATTCTGATCAACAACTCTTCAATGGTGTATCCACTGATTCCCAAGTCACTGCTTATAGCAACAATCCTGCAACTTTCAACACTGACTTTGGCAATGCAATGATTAAGATGGGAAACCTTAGTCCACTCACTGGGACTAGTGGCCAAATTAGAACCAATTGCAGGAAGACCaactaa